Part of the Vigna angularis cultivar LongXiaoDou No.4 chromosome 1, ASM1680809v1, whole genome shotgun sequence genome, CCAAAGTTGAagcataaatttttcatttgcGTCATGCATTCTACTTAAAATTCACATATATTATGCAGAAAACAAACCTCGTTTATCACGTATACTCATGTCAAATGTTAATACGCAACATACCAAACACATTGTTacgatgaaaaaaaaactaaaactaaaacttaGATTGAGATCCtaccttataaaatattatgcagtatagttttaaactttaaattgaatgtaaaaatataacaCTTTCATAAGAAagagtaaaagaaattaaataagataGAGTATGAATGAAAATACACGCATGTCACAAACTTTTACTATGTTTTTATCATTCATATTACCAACCAACTGTGAGAAACGTTCATAGTGTTTCATACAAAAACTACATATTAATACTGTCAGGCAAATACTAAGATGTTTTTTATACTTGCACGCAAGTTAAGCTAGATTAGATACAgttaaccaaaagaaaaaaaggccATCTTATCTCCCTTTTCAATTAAGGTTTGGCAAACAAAGTTGACAAGCTCATTTTTTATCCTCATTCATCTGTTACTCTTCTTCATCAATTTCAGTCTTTGTGCACATCCAACAAAACTCCTGCAAAATCCAAAAATTCTATTTAGTTACACATCTTAATTGGAATTTTTAGGCATATCAGTGTTCTTTCTGTGAAAGATGTTTCTTCTTACTCCGTACATTTTGGAACAGAGACATTGATTCTaagttcaaattaattatttttatcatggaTGGAACAAGTTGAATTGACAAATGAATGAATTGAGTTTTTGATTTGGTGAAGAATGAGAAAGATATTAATTAGATATACACTTGCCTCCAAGGTACATCTTGTGCCAGAAGCCAGTCACCTTCTTTATCCTGATAAGCCAATTCATAGCTGTTTGATTCTTGATGGCCTGTTCCAAACATGTCCATCAAGGTTTCCGTCAGCGTCTTAAAGGATTGGTGCATGCCAAGATCAACCTTCCGTGCAATTCCAACACCCTCCATCTTCACCTTCACATACAGAGACTTTGAAGAATTGGATCTTCCCGTGGTCAAACAACCATGGCCGTGACACCGGTCAACCCATACCACGTGATTGTTTTTTCCTACAACCTCGTCACGGTCTCCAATGTTATCGACACGAAGTTTCTTTCTCCAA contains:
- the LOC108323893 gene encoding auxin-responsive protein IAA29 produces the protein MELQLGLALSTNQSQSLDLNSHAYDSIFHQNNSNKKRTFFQLFDHAPQTLHTDLVLPTLSLLPLTPSHHKDDHDQHSQCSSITKKDEEDAEDIVGWPPVNYWRKKLRVDNIGDRDEVVGKNNHVVWVDRCHGHGCLTTGRSNSSKSLYVKVKMEGVGIARKVDLGMHQSFKTLTETLMDMFGTGHQESNSYELAYQDKEGDWLLAQDVPWRSFVGCAQRLKLMKKSNR